A single Triticum dicoccoides isolate Atlit2015 ecotype Zavitan chromosome 2A, WEW_v2.0, whole genome shotgun sequence DNA region contains:
- the LOC119357331 gene encoding putative 1-phosphatidylinositol-3-phosphate 5-kinase FAB1D encodes MNNNTLIITTSTSSISRDGSVDGKPNRVHFLLPAYQTTVKQPDHSDGATEFNNPEEGDAVWVPPEPATNDDDTNHLGVHTNDDDDDDDDEWHDGISWGQPSSSDSEPSPSPSPREDRHTGMLKAMDKQLKMLTTRFLTSAGISLPHEDDGGESWLDIVTALSWEAALLIKPDGKAGNEMDPGSYIKVKRVASGTRRQCEVINGLVFRKYAAHKHMPTKCHNPKLLLLGGTLGDSDVGLSSFDSMGQEKDHLEKAISQVMEKCAPDVILVEKTVSRDIQELLLNQGVTLVLDMKLDRLQRIARCSGSPIVSVLDIMTTTKLKQCDYFHIEKMVEEHNSASDGGKRTLKTLMFLEGFPRPLGCTILLRGANSEELKKVKQVMLYTVFAAYHLVLEASFFEDQRVFLNAPNSVGIPVSHAENGVRYNRSVEHISDAEASTAHSANSDALHSPTDGCSSGLTEGASKTIHSNHALPSEKMLVTPVSGSLRGFIDKFRHQNIYLPVTSQETADHQKEGTPELNQDVPSEGLHAMVMTDGPVDYSGEYTDSLKDFQKQTDQQMMLAGHPTIGKHEQLSVAFENEEQHSTPYSEEKTLHIDEADDVLDSQSILILMSSQCIAKQVICEQSHLSRINYYGNFDVSLGRYLQDILQNQNLSCFSCGEPPEAHMYSYTHRDGNLTVLVKRLLPEHRLSGESKGKIWMWTRCLRCEQESRISKSSRRVMMSAEARNLSFGKFLELSFSSHSADRRLSVCGHSVNRDCLRFFGLGSKVAMFQYSSVEIYNACKPQQTLEFHNPSTHELFEQQGRNVLARGVTIFTEVENIIEHMKNQFPEVVINCGTILPVEEFSQLEEMLVNEKAEFVDFLMKAVDRHGVSRSSVHEILDVNWLYQDLLLGQYVWDRRLHGLLLCKSAGKERMSNSMKKVTIELTHDRTATGPEADDIAEENGSIEPVQFGELGVNRHSSAVTDETHQDRHYEKQASAPSRTSGILDAQGQGNGPTVQRSISFKQEPLGIQQFRVSEWEDREKWVWSPLSELRLAYRQELQAGCLEKFELVNRYSPSHLPPLHKQSAEEAPSPRFVVGPGGNVLSVSEDEISSIISRALTISEDRRHLLDSIVESHASDTTSMLSESSSSASSSSWSSESSDSEAGFLSDELYNYDSSLLSSSLHPEISVNGKANLKGKYSVICVHANQFYTLRQKCCPSELAYVASLSRCKKWNAQGGKSKAFFAKTMDGRFIVKQIQKTEFESFIEFAPDYFKHVYHSLDTGSQTCLAKILGIYQVKQIRHGKEVKIDLMVMENLLFGHNVSRIYDLKGAVFSRYIADSSDPHTVYLDQNFVEDMRVSPIYIGGRTKHLLQRAIWNDTSFLTSVNVMDYSLLVGVDEQNHEFVLGIIDYLRQYTWDKQLETWAKTSLVVPKNESPTVISPREYKKRFRKFMAKYFLTVPDDWTTAKKSSGTCKYCTRGNCNLSKIDSQKPQLRAESCSIQ; translated from the exons ATGAATAACAATACGCTCATCATCACCACCAGCACCAGCAGTATCAGTAG ggaTGGCAGCGTCGACGGTAAACCGAACCGTGTCCATTTCCTGCTGCCGGCGTACCAAACCACGGTCAAGCAACCTGACCACTCTGACGGTGCCACTGAATTCAATAACCCTGAGGAGGGTGATGCCGTCTGGGTACCGCCAGAGCCGGCCACCAACGATGATGATACCAACCATTTGGGCGTGCACAcaaatgatgatgatgacgacgacgatgatgaatgGCATGATGGTATCAGTTGGGGGCAGCCAAGCTCCAGTGACTCTGAACCCAGCCCAAGTCCTAGTCCCAGGGAGGACCGGCACACCGGGATGCTCAAGGCCATGGACAAGCAGCTAAAGATGCTCACAACCCGATTCCTAACGTCTGCAGGCATATCCTTGCCCCACGAAGATGACGGCGGCGAAAGCTGGCTCGACATCGTAACCGCCCTGTCCTGGGAGGCTGCTCTGCTCATCAAGCCTGACGGCAAAGCCGGAAATGAAATGGACCCTGGGTCTTATATCAAGGTCAAGCGCGTCGCCTCCGGCACCCGCCGACAGTG TGAGGTGATCAACGGGTTGGTGTTCAGGAAGTATGCAGCTCACAAGcacatgcccaccaagtgccacaaCCCCAAGCTGCTGCTGCTCGGAGGCACCCTCGGGGACTCCGATGTCGGTCTATCATCATTTGATTCCATGGGACAG GAAAAGGACCATTTGGAAAAGGCCATCAGCCAAGTGATGGAGAAATGTGCTCCAGATGTCATCCTGGTGGAGAAAACAGTTTCACGGGACATACAGGAGCTTCTACTGAACCAAGGTGTCACTCTGGTGCTCGATATGAAGCTCGACCGGTTGCAGAGAATTGCTCGCTGTTCTGGATCTCCTATAGTCTCTGTCTTAGACATCATGACCACGACGAAGCTGAAGCAGTGCGACTATTTCCACATAGAAAAGATGGTGGAGGAGCATAACAGTGCCAGTGATGGAGGGAAGAGGACATTGAAAACATTGATGTTCTTGGAAGGCTTTCCCAGGCCGTTGGGCTGCACG ATATTATTGCGAGGAGCAAATAGCGAAGAACTGAAGAAAGTCAAGCAAGTCATGCTCTACACCGTGTTTGCAGCGTACCACCTGGTTCTTGAGGCATCCTTCTTTGAAGATCAGAGGGTATTCTTGAATGCTCCAAACTCTGTTGGTATTCCTGTCAGTCATGCAGAGAATGGTGTCAGGTATAACAGATCCGTGGAGCACATTTCTGATGCAGAGGCAAGTACTGCTCATTCTGCAAATTCAGATGCCTTACACTCACCGACGGATGGCTGCTCGAGTGGGCTCACGGAGGGTGCAAGTAAAAccatccattcaaatcatgcacttcCTTCTGAAAAAATGCTAGTAACACCAGTCTCGGGATCACTGAGAGGATTCATCGATAAATTCCGCCATCAGAATATTTATCTACCTGTCACTTCTCAAGAGACAGCTGATCACCAGAAAGAAGGTACACCTGAGCTCAATCAAGATGTACCAAGTGAAGGTCTTCATGCCATGGTAATGACTGATGGACCAGTTGATTATTCCGGTGAGTACACGGATAGTTTAAAAGATTTCCAGAAACAAACAGATCAGCAAATGATGCTGGCTGGTCATCCAACAATTGGAAAACATGAGCAATTGTCAGTTGCATTTGAAAATGAGGAGCAACACAGCACCCCTTACAGTGAAGAGAAAACCTTACACATTGACGAGGCTGATGACGTGTTGGATTCTCAAAGCATACTGATTTTGATGTCTAGCCAATGCATTGCAAAACAGGTCATTTGTGAGCAGAGTCATCTGTCCCGTATCAATTATTATGGAAATTTTGACGTCTCCTTAGGACGATATTTGCAAGACATTTTGCAGAATCAG AACCTAAGCTGTTTCTCATGCGGAGAGCCTCCGGAGGCTCACATGTACTCTTACACCCACCGCGATGGTAACCTGACAGTTCTTGTGAAGCGTTTGCTGCCTGAGCATCGCTTGTCTGGTGAATCCAAAGGAAAAATTTGGATGTGGACTAGATGCCTAAGATGTGAGCAGGAAAGCAGAATATCCAAATCATCTCGAAGAGTGATGATGTCGGCTGAGGCACGGAATCTCTCATTCGGGAAGTTCCTTGAACTCAGCTTTTCAAGCCACTCTGCTGATAGAAGGCTATCAGTGTGTGGACACTCGGTGAACAGGGACTGCTTGCGCTTTTTTGG GCTGGGCTCCAAAGTTGCAATGTTTCAGTATTCATCAGTCGAAATATACAACGCCTGCAAACCACAGCAAACCCTTGAGTTCCATAATCCCAGTacacatgagttgttcgagcaacAGGGAAGAAAT GTTCTTGCCAGAGGAGTTACCATTTTCACTGAAGTTGAAAACATAATAGAGCACATGAAGAATCAGTTTCCTGAGGTGGTGATCAACTGCGGCACCATCCTTCCCGTTGAAGAGTTTTCTCAACTCGAAGAGATGTTGGTTAATGAGAAAGCCGAGTTTGTG GATTTTCTCATGAAGGCTGTTGATCGGCATGGGGTGTCTAGGTCCTCGGTGCATGAGATTCTTGATGTAAATTGGCTCTATCAGGACCTTCTGCTTGGACAGTATGTCTGGGACCGTCGGTTGCATGGACTTCTACTTTGTAAATCTGCTGGAAAAGAAAGAATGAGTAACAGCATGAAGAAGGTGACTATTGAACTTACTCATGACCGAACGGCAACTGGACCCGAGGCCGATGATATCGCCGAGGAAAATGGATCTATTGAGCCAGTGCAGTTTGGTGAACTGGGGGTGAACAGACATTCATCAGCAGTGACTGATGAAACCCATCAGGATAGGCACTATGAAAAGCAAGCTAGCGCACCGTCCAGAACATCAGGTATATTGGATGCTCAGGGGCAGGGAAATGGTCCAACGGTACAACGTTCGATATCCTTTAAGCAAGAGCCACTTGGTATTCAACAATTCAGAGTTTCTGAATGGGAGGACAGGGAGAAATGGGTCTGGAGTCCACTTAGTGAGTTAAGATTGGCTTACAGGCAGGAGCTTCAGGCCGGATGTTTGGAAAAATTTGAGCTTGTTAACCGCTACTCGCCATCTCATCTGCCACCCTTGCACAAACAATCTGCTGAAGAGGCGCCCTCTCCACGGTTCGTCGTTGGTCCGGGTGGCAATGTCTTGTCTGTGTCAGAGGATGAGATATCCAGCATAATCTCCCGTGCTCTCACCATATCCGAGGACCGCCGCCACCTGCTGGATTCTATTGTCGAGAGTCATGCATCAGACACTACTAGCATGTTATCCGAATCTTCCTCTTCCGCCTCTTCATCATCCTGGTCATCTGAATCttcagattctgaagcaggctttttGTCCGACGAACTGTACAACTACGACAGCTCGCTCCTGTCATCCTCCCTCCATCCGGAGATATCTGTCAACGGGAAAGCAAATCTCAAAGGAAAATATTCAGTTATATGTGTGCACGCTAATCAGTTCTACACTCTTAGACAGAAATGCTGTCCATCTGAGCTTGCATACGTCGCTTCCTTAAGCCGATGCAAGAAATGGAACGCGCAAGGCGGAAAGAGCAAGGCTTTCTTTGCGAAAACAATGGATGGCAGGTTCATCGTCAAGCAAATACAGAAGACAGAGTTCGAGTCTTTCATAGAGTTTGCCCCGGATTACTTCAAGCATGTTTACCACTCTCTCGACACCGGGAGCCAAACCTGCCTTGCCAAAATTCTAGGCATCTATCAG GTTAAGCAGATAAGGCATGGCAAGGAAGTGAAGATTGATCTGATGGTGATGGAAAATCTCCTCTTTGGACACAATGTGTCACGGATATACGATCTTAAAGGTGCGGTTTTCTCTCGATACATAGCTGACTCGAGTGACCCTCACACTGTCTACTTGGATCAAAACTTTGTGGAGGACATGCGTGTTTCTCCAATCTATATTGGTGGAAGAACAAAACATCTCTTGCAGCGGGCGATCTGGAACGATACATCTTTTCTCACG TCAGTTAATGTTATGGATTACTCTCTACTAGTGGGAGTCGATGAACAAAACCATGAATTTGTACTTGGCATCATCGATTACCTGAGGCAATACACATGGGACAAGCAACTGGAGACATGGGCGAAAACATCTCTCGTAGTGCCGAAGAATGAGTCGCCGACAGTGATTTCACCCAGGGAGTACAAGAAAAGGTTCAGGAAGTTCATGGCCAAGTATTTCCTAACGGTCCCAGATGATTGGACCACCGCGAAGAAGAGTTCAGGGACCTGTAAATATTGCACTCGCGGCAACTGTAACTTGTCAAAGATCGACAGCCAGAAGCCTCAACTCCGAGCCGAGTCGTGCTCTATCCAGTGA
- the LOC119357332 gene encoding UDP-galactose transporter 1-like: MESAAGGGLGSMRAVLAILQWWGFNVTVIIINKWIFQKLDFKFPLTVSCVHFICSSIGAYVAIHVLKAKPLIQVEPEDRWKRIFPMSFVFCMNIVLGNVSLRYIPVSFMQTIKSFTPATTVILQWLVWSKHFEWRIWASLVPIVGGILLTSMTELSFNVFGFCAAMIGCLATSTKTILAESLLHGYKFDSINTVYYMAPFATMILALPAMLLEGGGVIDWFYTHDSVFSSLIIILGSGVLAFCLNFSIFYVIHSTTAVTFNVAGNLKVAVAVLVSWLIFRNPISPMNAIGCAITLVGCTFYGYVRHLISQQQAAALLGSQGTNSPRSRVEMLPLVGDKEDKV; the protein is encoded by the exons ATGGAGTCAGCCGCCGGCGGCGGGCTGGGCAGCATGCGAGCCGTGCTTGCCATCCTCCAGTGGTGGGGCTTCaacgtcaccgtcatcatcatcaacaagtGGATCTTCCAG AAGCTGGATTTCAAGTTCCCCCTGACGGTGTCCTGCGTCCACTTCATATGCTCCTCGATAGGGGCTTACGTCGCGATCCACGTGCTCAAGGCGAAGCCGCTGATTCAGGTCGAGCCCGAGGACCGCTGGAAGAGGATCTTCCCCATGTCATTCGTGTTCTGCATGAACATCGTGCTCGGGAATGTCAGCCTGCGCTACATCCCGGTCTCCTTCATGCAGACTATCAAATCGTTCACCCCTGCAACCACAG TTATTCTGCAGTGGTTGGTTTGGAGCAAGCACTTTGAGTGGCGCATATGGGCTTCGCTGGTCCCGATAGTTGGGGGAATACTTCTGACCTCAATGACAGAGCTTAGTTTCAACGTTTTCGGTTTCTGTGCTGCCATGATTGGCTGCCTTGCCACGTCGACAAAGACCATCTTGGCAGAGTCCCTGCTCCATGGATACAAATTTGACAG CATTAACACAGTGTACTACATGGCACCCTTTGCCACCATGATACTGGCTCTGCCAGCAATGTTGCTTGAGGGAGGTGGCGTAATCGACTGGTTCTACACACACGACTCTGTTTTTTCTTCGTTGATTATCATCCTAGGCTCAGGGGTGCTTGCGTTTTGCCTCAACTTCTCCATCTTCTATGTGATCCATTCAACCACCGCAGTGACCTTCAATGTTGCTGGCAACCTTAAA GTTGCTGTTGCAGTATTGGTCTCATGGCTGATCTTCCGGAACCCGATCTCCCCAATGAATGCAATCGGATGCGCAATCACGCTCGTCGGCTGTACTTTCTATGGGTATGTGAGGCATCTCATCTCCCAACAGCAGGCTGCTGCCCTCCTGGGGAGCCAAGGAACGAACTCGCCAAGAAGTCGGGTGGAGATGCTCCCCCTTGTAGGCGACAAGGAAGATAAGGTCTAG